One Campylobacter massiliensis DNA window includes the following coding sequences:
- a CDS encoding tetratricopeptide repeat protein: MRKILLCLIFAVSALFAAQTRSSNEMASVPASAPTNLANKQFEDALAMYRVSDFSEAARLFNLACEGGHARACYDLGAMIASGKVAAKQPGTAAKFYERACKMGDKLGCYALAYAHQTGVGAVKDEARAYELYKNACELGLAKGCNEAGYMSERGMGVQADVKAAVKFYEKACKMGLDVGCENAKILKR, encoded by the coding sequence ATGAGAAAAATTTTACTTTGTTTGATTTTTGCGGTGAGCGCGCTTTTTGCAGCGCAAACGAGATCCTCAAACGAGATGGCAAGCGTCCCTGCGAGCGCGCCTACAAATTTGGCAAACAAACAGTTTGAAGACGCGCTAGCGATGTACCGAGTCTCGGATTTTAGCGAGGCGGCAAGACTCTTTAATCTAGCGTGCGAGGGCGGTCACGCGCGGGCATGCTACGATCTGGGCGCGATGATCGCTAGCGGAAAAGTCGCAGCAAAGCAGCCTGGGACGGCGGCTAAATTTTACGAGCGAGCGTGCAAGATGGGCGATAAGCTGGGCTGCTACGCGCTAGCGTACGCCCACCAGACTGGCGTGGGCGCAGTAAAAGACGAAGCGCGGGCGTACGAGCTCTATAAAAATGCATGCGAGCTAGGCCTAGCTAAAGGCTGCAACGAGGCGGGCTACATGAGCGAGCGCGGTATGGGCGTGCAAGCGGACGTCAAGGCTGCGGTTAAATTTTATGAAAAAGCTTGCAAGATGGGGCTAGACGTCGGCTGCGAAAACGCTAAAATTTTAAAGCGTTAG
- a CDS encoding acetyltransferase, with translation MPYENFKSKNPLAAKIAANARKFDVQTLQNEQLVNLLLNEKKIEISSEQKEAVERVFTGLMKIEESVQLSG, from the coding sequence ATGCCATACGAAAATTTTAAATCAAAAAATCCTCTCGCAGCAAAAATCGCTGCAAACGCGAGAAAATTTGACGTCCAGACGCTGCAAAACGAGCAGCTCGTAAATTTGCTTTTAAACGAGAAAAAGATCGAAATCTCTAGCGAGCAAAAAGAGGCCGTCGAGCGCGTATTTACGGGACTAATGAAGATAGAAGAAAGCGTACAGCTAAGCGGTTAG